A segment of the Erythrobacter sp. F6033 genome:
GCAACAAAGACCTGCGCCGCATTTTGACCGATTATGGTTTCGAAGGGCATCCTTTCCGCAAGGACTTCCCGATGACCGGCTATACCGAACTGCGTTATTCTGAAGAGGAAAAGCGCGTGGTCTATGAGCCCGTGGAATTGCCGCAGGATATGCGGACATTTGATTTTCTCAGCCCGTGGGAAGGCTCCGACTATGTTCTTCCCGGTGATGAAAAGGCTGAAGAAGAGGAGGGCGGAGCATGACAATGCAGATCGAAGAATCGCCCACCACCGATGGCGAAGTCATCAACAATTACACGATCAACTTTGGTCCCCAGCACCCGGCCGCGCACGGCGTTTTGCGTATGGTGATGGAGCTCGATGGCGAAGTGATCGAGCGGATTGACCCGCATATCGGCCTGCTTCACCGCGGCACCGAAAAACTGATCGAGCAGAAGACGTATCTGCAGGCACTCCCGTACTTTGACCGGCTCGATTACTGTTCACCGCTGTGTCAGGAGCACTCCTATGTGCTCGCGATTGAGAAGCTGCTGAATCTCGAGGTGCCGGAGCGCGCACAATATCTTCGCGTTTTGTTCGCCGAGTTGACCCGTATCTGTAACCACATGCTCAATATGGGTGCGCACGTACTCGACGTGGGTGCGTTCACGCCGAACTTGTGGATTATGGATCTGCGCGAAGACTGCATGAACTTTTTTGAGCGGGCCTCGGGCGCGCGCATGCACTCTGCCTGGTTCCGTCCGGGCGGCGTGCATCAGGATGTTCCGGAAAAGCTGCTGGTCGATATTGGCGACTGGCTCGATAACCGGTTCTTCCAATTGTTCGACGACGCGATGAGCCTCGTCATGGACAACCGCATTTTCAAGCAGCGCAATGTCGATATCGCCGTTGTCAGCCGCGATGATGCGGTTGCATGGGGCTTTAGCGGCCCGATGATCCGCGCTGCGGGTATTCCGTGGGATCTGCGCAAGTCACAGCCTTACGATGTGTATGACCGCATGGAGTTCGACATTCCCGTTGGCACCAATTCGGATTGCTATGACCGTTTTATGGTGCGCGTGCAGGAAATTCGCGAAAGCGCGAAGATTATCAAGCAATGCGTCGCGCAAATGCCGAGCGGACCGATTGCGAGCGATGATGGCAAGGTTTCCCCGCCGAAGCGCGGCGAAATGAAGCAGTCGATGGAAAGCCTGATCCACCACTTCAAGCTCTACACAGAGGGCTTCCACGTGCCGGAAGGCGAAGTTTACGTCGCGACCGAAAGTCCAAAGGGCGAGTTCGGCGTCTATCTCGTCAGCGATGGCAGCAACAAACCATATCGCTGCAAAATCCGCCCAACCGCGTTTTCGCACCTGCAGGCGATGGATTTCATGAGCAAAGGCCACATGCTGCCAGACGCGACCGCAATTTTGGGCGCGATTGATGTGGTGTTCGGGGAGTGTGACCGGTGAGCAGCCTTAACCACCTAGACATAGTATTGCTTTTGCTAGCTGCTGCAGTGTTGGGAGTCGCAGTCGGTCTTTGGATGTCGGATCTTGGAGCTGGAAGCGATATTCGGTTTGCCGCGCTGGCTATTGTGCCACTTCTTACGATCATCGTGAATATTCGGCAGCATAAACGTCGTGAGAATGCCAATGGCTGACCGTACACCCGCGCATGATACGCCTGAACTCCGCGAACGCTGGGGTTCTTTTGCTTGGTCCAAGGCCAACAAAAAGACAGCCGATTATCACATCGCCAAATACCCTGACGGTCGTCAAAAATCGGCGGTGATGCCACTGCTTGATCTGGCTCAGCGTCAGGTTGGCGAGGAAACCGATACGCAGGGCTGGTTGCCGCTGCCGGTGATCGAATATGTCGCCAAATATATAGACGTACCGGTGATCCGGGTGCTCGAGGTTGCGACATTCTATTTCATGTACAACATGAAGCCGGTGGGGAAGTATCACGTGCAGGTATGCGGCACGACGCCGTGCATGCTGCGCGGGTCCGACGATATCATCAGCGCATGCAAATCGCGCGGGATGAAGATGGGCCACGTCTCCGAAGATGGTCTCTGGACGCTGACCGAAGTCGAATGCATGGGCAATTGCGCAACCGCGCCGATGGTCCAGATCAACGACGACAATTACGAAGACCTGACGGTTGAGCGGCTTGACGCTGTGCTCGATGCGCTCGCGAAGGGCGAGACGCCTAAAGCAGGCACGCAAGAGCCAGGGCGCCACACATCAGAGCCCAAGGGCGGCGCGACCACCCTTAAGGAAATGGTTGATGCGAACCATGATTACCGAGGTGATTACTAATGAATGGCGGCGTTCTCGCGCTCGCTATTGCGGGCCTATTCTGCTTTTTCGCAGGCGCATATCTTGCCGCGACGAGCGATAATCGCACCACGGGTATTGTGCTGATGAGTATGGGCCTGCTGTTTCAGGTCTTGTGCCTGCGGCAACTTAAAGTGAACAGAACTAAGGATAACGGCGATGCTGGCTGATAAGGACCGCATCTTCACCAATCTCTACGGTTTTCAGGACTGGGGCCTGAAAGCGGCGCAGCAGCGCGGCGATTGGGATGGCACGAAAGCTCTGATCGAGCGCGGCAACGACGCCATCATCGAAGAGATGAAGGCTTCCGGCCTGCGCGGGCGGGGCGGGGCTGGTTTCCCGACCGGCCTCAAATGGTCGTTCATGCCTAAGGAAAGCAAGGACGGTCGCCCAAGCTTCCTCGTCATCAATGCCGACGAGTCCGAACCGGGTTCTTGCAAAGACCGTGAGATCATTCGCCACGATCCGCACAAGCTGATCGAAGGCGCTTTGGTTGCTGGCTTCGCGATGCGGGCGCGTGCGGCATACATCTACATTCGCGGCGAATATATTCGCGAAGCCGAGACGCTGCAGAAAGCCATCGACGAAGCCTATGATGCGGGCTTGATCGGCAAGAACGCCAGCGGCACCGGATACGACTTCGACGTGTTCATGCACCGCGGTGCTGGCGCTTACATCTGCGGCGAAGAAACCGCGATGATTGAAAGCCTTGAAGGGAAGAAGGGTCAGCCTCGGCTCAAGCCGCCATTCCCGGCGGGCGCGGGTCTCTATGGCTGCCCGACCACGGTCAACAATGTCGAAAGTATCGCGGTTGTGCCAACGATCCTGCGGCGCGGAGCCTCATGGTTCAGCAGCTTTGGCCGCGAGGGCAACCACGGTACCAAGCTGTTCCAGATCAGCGGCCATGTCGAACAGCCATGCGTCGTCGAAGAGGAAATGAGCATCCCCTTCCGCGAGCTGATCGAGAAACATTGCGGCGGAATTACAGGAGGTTGGGATAACCTCCTCGCAGTAATTCCGGGTGGTTCATCGGTGCCTTTGGTTCCAGCCGAGCAGATCATGGACGCTCCCATGGACTTTGACGGGTTGAAAGACCTTGGATCGGGCCTTGGCACGGCGGCTGTCATCGTAATGGATAAGTCGACCGACATCGTCCGCGCGATCTCGCGCCTCAGTTATTTCTACAAGCACGAGTCATGCGGCCAGTGCACGCCGTGCCGCGAGGGCACCGGTTGGATGTGGCGCATGATGGAGCGTTTGCGCGCAGGCGATGCCGCGATTGAAGAAATCGACATGCTGCACGAAGTGACCAAACAGGTCGAAGGCCACACAATCTGCGCGCTCGGCGATGCAGCGGCTTGGCCAATTCAGGGCTTGATCCGTCATTTCCGCCCTGAGCTGGAAAAGCGCATCCACGAACACAACGCACAATTCGCGGAGGCGGCGGAATGAAAAAGTTCGTCGCCATCGGAGTAGTGATCAGCTTGCTATCGGGACTGGCTCACGCACAGCCCAAGCGTATGGAACGTGACGTTGCGAAACAGCGCGCCGCTGTAACAGCCTGGACGGAATGCATTGCAGAAGAACGCCGCGACGAAGTAAAGGCGGTGTTGCTGCTTGATTACCGGGATGACGGGTACAAAAGCGATCTTAACGAACTCGCGCAAACTCGTGTCAGCAAGAGATGCTTTGATGCGATGCCGCGTGCGTACCGGCAGATCCGATTGACTGGTTTGCCTTTTGCGGGTGGCCTTGCCGAACACGTTATCGAAAGCAGCGACAAACCGTTGCTAACCCGTTTGTCGATGGCGGCGATCGGTCTTAATCCGGCAACGTTTAGCTATACCGATCAAGTTGCAATGTGCACCGTTCGCGGCGCACCTCATCTCGCGGCGAAACTGTTTAAAACAGAAATCGAAACTGCTGAAGAGCAAGCCGCGCTAGCGGAACTGCTCCCGGTAACCGATGTTTGCACGCGGCGCGGTACGCCCATCGAAGCCTCGCCGCTCGCCATACGATCGATGCTGGCGACAGCGTCGTATCGTTTGCTCGCCGCACAGGAAGAAGTTGAAGATGCCTAAAGTCACTGTAGACGGACAGGAAATCGAAGTCCCGGCAGGGGCGACAGTCCTTCAAGCGTGCGAGCTTGCGGGTAAAGAAATTCCGCGTTTCTGCTATCATGAGCGCCTTTCCATTGCGGGCAATTGCCGCATGTGTCTGGTCGAAGTGAAACCGGGACCGCCTAAGCCGCAAGCGTCCTGTGCGCTGCCCGCTGGTGAAGGTCAGGAAATTCGCACCGACACGCCGATGGTCAAGAAGGCACGCGAAGGCGTTATGGAATTCCTTCTCATCAACCACCCGCTCGATTGCCCGATTTGCGATCAGGGCGGCGAATGCGATCTTCAGGATCAGGCGGTGGCTTATGGCCGCGGCGGATCGCGTTACGAGCGTGAGAACAAACGCGCTGTGACTGAGAAATATATGGGCCCGCTGATCAAGACGATCATGACCCGCTGTATCCACTGCACACGCTGCGTGCGCTTCTCGGAAGAGATCGCAGGTGTCGACGAAATCGGCGCGCTGTATCGCGGCGAGGATATGCAGATCACGACCTATCTGGAGCAGGCCGCAAGCCACGAGCTTTCAGCAAACGTAATCGATCTGTGTCCCGTTGGTGCTCTGACGTCGCGTCCATACGCATTTGAAGCGCGTCCCTGGGAATTGAAGCGCACGCTCAGCATCGATGTGTCCGACGCCGTTGGCGCCAACATTTCGCTGCATTCGAAGGGCCGTGAAGTCATGCGCTCGCTTCCGCGCATCAATGACGACGTCAACGAAGAATGGCTGTCTGACAAAGGCCGCTATCAGGTTGATGGCCTGTCCAAACGCCGCCTCGACAAGGTGTTCATGCGTAATGGCGGCAAGCTGGCTGCAGCGTCATGGAACGAAGCGTTCGATGCGATTGCAAAACAGCTTGGCAGCAAGAAATCGAGCATTGCCGCCGTTGCTGGCGACATGGTTGATTGCGAAACGATGTTTGCCGCCAAGACCCTGCTGAAGGCATGCGGATCCACTCAGGTGGAAGCGCGCCAGACCGGCATGACGTATGACGTCAGCAATATTGCGGCGGTCAATTTCAACTCGACGCTTGCAGGTATCGAGACCGCCGACGCGATCCTGATCGTGGGCAGCCATGTCCGCTGGGAAGCCGCACTGGTGAATGCGCGCATTCGCAAAGCCGTGAAAGCAGGGGCGAAGGTCTTTGTCGTCGGCCCGGAATGGGAAACGACCTATCCGGCGGAATTCCTCGGGGAAGATCTGAAAGTTCTAAACCGCGTTCCCAAAGCACTCGGCGATGCGATGAAAGCAGCGGAGCGTCCTGCGGTTATCCTGGGCGGCGCGGCATTGGCGAAAGGTGCACTGGCACCGGCGCTCAAGCTGGTCGACAAATTCAAGCTCGTGCGGGATGGTTGGAACGGCTTTAATGTCCTCCACATGAGCGCGGCCCGCATGGGTTCGCTGATGCTCGATTTCACCGTCGAAGGCGGTATGGCTGATCTCGCGAAGAAAGCCCCTAAGGTTCTTCTGAGCCTCGGCGCGGACGAGATGGATTACGAGCCATTCGCGGACAGTCTGAAAGTCTATATCGGCCACCACGGCGATCGCGGTGCGCATATGGCGGACATCATTTTGCCAGCGGCGAGCTATGCGGAAAAGGACGGCACCTACGTCAACACCGAAGGCCGCGTCCAATACGCTGAAAAGGCCGTCTTCGCACCGGGCGATGCCCGCGAAGACTGGACGATCCTGCGCGCAATGGCGGACGCTCTTCGCGTGAATGTCGGGTTTGACAGCTTTGAAGAGCTGCAAGGCGCGATGATCAAGGCGGTTCCGGCGCTCGGCGAAGAAGGTTTGGCCGATTACGGCGATCTGCCGAAAGCCGACAGCAAGGCCAAAGCGGAAGGTGAAATCAACGCCTATCCGATTGCGGATTTCTACCTCACCAACCCGATCGCTCGGGCAAGCGCGGTGATGCAGCAATGTTCGCAAGAGCTTCTGCATGCGGATGAGATGAAGGAGGCTGCGGAGTGACCGAGTTCTTCCAATCTTTCGGCATGTCCTATGAATGGGCATGGACCGTCGCGACGCTGGTCGGGATCATCACGATTTCGCTGCTCGTCATGTTCTCAGTTGCAATGGTGATCTATGTTGACCGTAAGGTTCTCGGCGCGATTATGATGCGGCGCGGGCCCAATGTGGTCGGCCCATTCGGTTTGCTGCAAAGCTTCGCCGATGGCTTGAAGGTCTTCCTTCAGGAAACAATCATCCCGAGCGCGGCAAACAAAGGAATTTTCCTGCTCGCGCCGATCATCACCTTCACAGTCGCGCTGGCGGCTTGGGCTGTGATTCCGTTTGATGCGGGTGTTGTGGTGTCGGACATCAATGTCGGCCTGCTCTACATCCTCGCGATCAGTTCGTTGGGCGTCTACGGCGTCGTGATGTCCGGTTGGGCGTCGAACTCCAAATACCCGTTCTTCTCCGCCATGCGCGCCGCTGCGCAGATGATCTCATATGAGGTCTCAATTGGCTTTGTGCTGGTATGCGTCGTGCTGTTTGCCGGCACATTCAATATGAGCGGTATTGTTATGGCACAGCAGGGCCACGGCCTCGGCTTCGTCAACGGGTTCTTCTTTAACCCGCTGCTGTTCCCGATGTTCGTCGTGTTCTTCATCTCGGCCTTGGCAGAGACCGCCCGCGCGCCGTTCGACCTGACCGAGGCGGAATCGGAGCTCGTCGCGGGCTATCAAACAGAATATTCAAGCATGGCCTTCGCGCTGTTCTGGCTGGGTGAGTATGCCAATATCCTGCTGATGTGCTCGCTTTGCACGCTGCTGTTTATGGGCGGTTGGCTGCCACCGGTTGAATGGGCGCCGCTGTATTATGTGCCAGGGATCGTGTGGTTCCTGCTGAAGACGTTCTTCTTCTTCTTCCTGTTCAGCTGGATCTGGGCGACCGTACCGCGGTATCGTTATGACCAGCTGATGCGGCTTGGCTGGAAGGTCTTCCTGCCAATGAGCCTGATTTTTGTGGCGCTGATTAGCGGCTATCTGATGGCGACGGGGCATTTCGCATGATTGCTGCTCTGATCTTGAGCGCCGCGGCGATTGATGAAGGCAAATCTAACGATTGGCGGACTGAGGTTATTTGGGGTTGTCAATTCTCTGAGGAAGGTCGCGACCCATTCACAATGCAAGGCCAGGTATCGAGAAGGCCAAATCCGGGACCAAATGGACTCAGAGAACATGCGGTCCTTGTGTTTCGTGATGGCAGCAATCGCTACACCAACAATGGTGCGCGCGGCATCTATCACGTCCAGCCCGAGCCTGGGAAACACAGGGTACTGTTCGATGAGGCAAAAGGCGACACGCTTATGCTCGATCTTTCTGGCGAAAACGGAGAAGGGACAGCAAAACTGGTTTCTAACGATCAAGAGAAACCATTCGCGACAGCGGTTTGCCAGTTTAAGGAACGCGATCAATGACCACCGCAACCCAGCTCCTTAAATCGTTCACCCTGTGGGAATTCCTCAAGGCGCATGCGCTGACCTTGAAGTATTTCTTCAAGCCCAAGGTGACGATCAACTATCCGTTCGAGAAATCGCCGCTTTCGCCGCGTTTTCGCGGCGAGCATGCGCTGCGCCGTTATCCCAATGGCGAGGAACGCTGCATCGCTTGTAAGCTGTGCGAGGCCGTTT
Coding sequences within it:
- a CDS encoding NADH-quinone oxidoreductase subunit D, whose amino-acid sequence is MTMQIEESPTTDGEVINNYTINFGPQHPAAHGVLRMVMELDGEVIERIDPHIGLLHRGTEKLIEQKTYLQALPYFDRLDYCSPLCQEHSYVLAIEKLLNLEVPERAQYLRVLFAELTRICNHMLNMGAHVLDVGAFTPNLWIMDLREDCMNFFERASGARMHSAWFRPGGVHQDVPEKLLVDIGDWLDNRFFQLFDDAMSLVMDNRIFKQRNVDIAVVSRDDAVAWGFSGPMIRAAGIPWDLRKSQPYDVYDRMEFDIPVGTNSDCYDRFMVRVQEIRESAKIIKQCVAQMPSGPIASDDGKVSPPKRGEMKQSMESLIHHFKLYTEGFHVPEGEVYVATESPKGEFGVYLVSDGSNKPYRCKIRPTAFSHLQAMDFMSKGHMLPDATAILGAIDVVFGECDR
- the nuoE gene encoding NADH-quinone oxidoreductase subunit NuoE encodes the protein MADRTPAHDTPELRERWGSFAWSKANKKTADYHIAKYPDGRQKSAVMPLLDLAQRQVGEETDTQGWLPLPVIEYVAKYIDVPVIRVLEVATFYFMYNMKPVGKYHVQVCGTTPCMLRGSDDIISACKSRGMKMGHVSEDGLWTLTEVECMGNCATAPMVQINDDNYEDLTVERLDAVLDALAKGETPKAGTQEPGRHTSEPKGGATTLKEMVDANHDYRGDY
- the nuoF gene encoding NADH-quinone oxidoreductase subunit NuoF; protein product: MLADKDRIFTNLYGFQDWGLKAAQQRGDWDGTKALIERGNDAIIEEMKASGLRGRGGAGFPTGLKWSFMPKESKDGRPSFLVINADESEPGSCKDREIIRHDPHKLIEGALVAGFAMRARAAYIYIRGEYIREAETLQKAIDEAYDAGLIGKNASGTGYDFDVFMHRGAGAYICGEETAMIESLEGKKGQPRLKPPFPAGAGLYGCPTTVNNVESIAVVPTILRRGASWFSSFGREGNHGTKLFQISGHVEQPCVVEEEMSIPFRELIEKHCGGITGGWDNLLAVIPGGSSVPLVPAEQIMDAPMDFDGLKDLGSGLGTAAVIVMDKSTDIVRAISRLSYFYKHESCGQCTPCREGTGWMWRMMERLRAGDAAIEEIDMLHEVTKQVEGHTICALGDAAAWPIQGLIRHFRPELEKRIHEHNAQFAEAAE
- the nuoG gene encoding NADH-quinone oxidoreductase subunit NuoG; its protein translation is MPKVTVDGQEIEVPAGATVLQACELAGKEIPRFCYHERLSIAGNCRMCLVEVKPGPPKPQASCALPAGEGQEIRTDTPMVKKAREGVMEFLLINHPLDCPICDQGGECDLQDQAVAYGRGGSRYERENKRAVTEKYMGPLIKTIMTRCIHCTRCVRFSEEIAGVDEIGALYRGEDMQITTYLEQAASHELSANVIDLCPVGALTSRPYAFEARPWELKRTLSIDVSDAVGANISLHSKGREVMRSLPRINDDVNEEWLSDKGRYQVDGLSKRRLDKVFMRNGGKLAAASWNEAFDAIAKQLGSKKSSIAAVAGDMVDCETMFAAKTLLKACGSTQVEARQTGMTYDVSNIAAVNFNSTLAGIETADAILIVGSHVRWEAALVNARIRKAVKAGAKVFVVGPEWETTYPAEFLGEDLKVLNRVPKALGDAMKAAERPAVILGGAALAKGALAPALKLVDKFKLVRDGWNGFNVLHMSAARMGSLMLDFTVEGGMADLAKKAPKVLLSLGADEMDYEPFADSLKVYIGHHGDRGAHMADIILPAASYAEKDGTYVNTEGRVQYAEKAVFAPGDAREDWTILRAMADALRVNVGFDSFEELQGAMIKAVPALGEEGLADYGDLPKADSKAKAEGEINAYPIADFYLTNPIARASAVMQQCSQELLHADEMKEAAE
- the nuoH gene encoding NADH-quinone oxidoreductase subunit NuoH: MTEFFQSFGMSYEWAWTVATLVGIITISLLVMFSVAMVIYVDRKVLGAIMMRRGPNVVGPFGLLQSFADGLKVFLQETIIPSAANKGIFLLAPIITFTVALAAWAVIPFDAGVVVSDINVGLLYILAISSLGVYGVVMSGWASNSKYPFFSAMRAAAQMISYEVSIGFVLVCVVLFAGTFNMSGIVMAQQGHGLGFVNGFFFNPLLFPMFVVFFISALAETARAPFDLTEAESELVAGYQTEYSSMAFALFWLGEYANILLMCSLCTLLFMGGWLPPVEWAPLYYVPGIVWFLLKTFFFFFLFSWIWATVPRYRYDQLMRLGWKVFLPMSLIFVALISGYLMATGHFA